The following is a genomic window from Candidatus Moraniibacteriota bacterium.
CCCGAAGCGCGTCGCCTTCCACGAAATCACGAGAAACGCTGTTACCGAAGGCATACGCCACCCGCGATCCATAGACCAGAATCTCCGTCGAGCCCAAGAAGCACGGCGTGTTTTGGATCGGCTTGTGGGATATGACCTCTCGGGACTCATCTGGAAAAAACTCCGCTACGGTCTCTCTGCCGGCCGCGTCCAATCCCCCGCACTCCGTATCTTGGTCGAGAAAGAACGGGAAATAGCCGCCTTTGTCCCTGAAGACTTCTGGGTTATCACCGCACATGCCGACTGCCCCGATAAAACACCGATCACGCTCACCTGTTCCAAGGAACCGCGCGAAGAACATGAAGTCGATGACATTCTGAAAAGAGCGCGCGCCGGTTCCTGGTCCGTACTCGATGTCAAAGAATCCGAAGCATCGCGGGCACCCTCTCCACCATTCACTACTTCAACCCTTCAGCAGTCCGCGAGTTCCCGACTCGGATTCTCACCCGCAAACACCATGCGAATCGCACAGAAGCTCTACGAATCGGGATTCATCACCTACATGCGAACCGACAGCGTCACCATTAGCAAAGACGCGCAGAAAACAGCGACCGATTTCATTCTCAAAAAGTTCGGCGACCAATTCTCCGAGCCTCGCATCTATACCACGAAGTCAAAGAATGCTCAGGAGGCACACGAGGCTATTCGTCCGACAGATCCCTCGCGCGAGAAAGCCGGCGCAAGCCCCGACCAACAGAAACTCTACACGCTCATATTTCGCCGTACCATCGCCTCGCAAATGGCGAGCGCCCGCATGCTTCGCACCAAAGTCATTGCCAATATCGCCGATCGGTCGATTCCCGACTTCGTCGCCAATGGCTCGCGACTTCTCTTCCCGGGCTGGCTCGAGATTGATCCCTTTGCACGGCAAGACGATATGGATGTGCCAAAACTCTCTCCGGGCAGCACTCTCAGACTTCGCTCGGTCGATTCCGAAAAGAAGCAAACCGAGCCACCACGCCGTTACTCCGAAGCGGGACTCGTCAAAGAACTTGAGAAGCGCGGTATCGGAAGACCAAGTACATACGCTTCGATTATCAAGACGCTTCTTGACAGAGACTACGCCACCAAAGATGGCCGGGCGCTCCATGCCACCGAAACCGGAGAAGCCGTGAGCTCGTTCCTCGAAAAGCACTTCGCAGAAATCGTGAGCGACACCTTCACAGCCGATATGGAACAAGAGCTCGACGATATCTCAAACGGCGAACGCGACTATGAAAAAACTCTCAAGAATTTCTACACGCCATTCTCCAAAGAGGTGAAATCCAAAGACAAACTAGAGAAAATCAACAACCTTGGCGACGCACCCAAAGACCTCCTCTGCCCCGAGTGCGGCAGCAGCATGGTTCGGAAACTCGGCAAAAACGGCGTTTTCTACAGCTGCTCGCGATTCCCGGACTGCAAAGGCGCACGCATGAAAGACGGCTCACTCATCCCTGAAGACAAAGATGTTGGCGAGCCCTGTCCCGAATGCGGCAGCCCACTTGTCGAGAAGATGGGGCGGTTCGGACCATTTATCGCCTGCAGCACCTATCCGAAATGCAAATTTATCAAAGGCTCCGCCACACAGACAACCGGCGTCACGTGCCCCGTCTGTCAAAAAGGTGAGATGGTCGAAAAACGCGGACGCTTCGGCACATTCTACAGCTGTTCCAACTATCCCGACTGCAAGCACGCCATCAAAGCACGTCCGACCGGCAAGCGCTGCTCATTCATCCGCGACGGCAAACCCTGTGACGCTCTCATGATGGAAGGAACCAAAACCATCCCCGAACGCTGTTCCGACCGCACCTGCCCCAATCATAACCCTCATCTCCTCGAGAAGAAAAAGAAGTAACTCTCTCCTCACTCAATACTTGTTCTTCCATCCGAAGAAAGTCTCAGAGGGAATTCCCGAAATGATATCGAATTATCCGGAGCAATCGAAGCCTCGACCAAGAGACCCCTCATCGTTTCCGAGCTGAAGTATTGATCAAAAATGAAATTGCCAAGAGAATAATAGATTGTCTTGCCGCGATAGACCTCGCGCTCTTGAACGACATGCGGATGTGAGCCGATTATCATATCGGCCCCCCGATCGACAAAGAGATGCGCGAGACGCTTTTCTTCATCGGTTGCCGGAGCATACTCAGCACCCCAATGCGTATAGACAACCAGTATATCTACCGCCGAATGGAGGCGATCGATATCGGAAAGAGCGCGAGACTCGGCATCCGCGTAAAACTGATTGTAGTTTACAAATCCTATTCTTTTCCCGCGAATAATAGCGTCATATGAGCGAAATGAATCATCTGTCGGGTCGCCAAAAAATTTCACGCCGGCATCTCGCAAAAATTGCCTCGTTTCAACAAGTCCCGACTCGCCGAAGTTGAGAATGTGATTATTTCCAATATTCACAAGATGGATATTCGCATGAGCGAGCACGTCTGCCCATTTGGAATTGAAGGTAAAGACGTAATTCCTCGCTTCGCCGATCGCTGATCCCGCACTCTCTGATTCGCTCGAGGTAATCGGTCCTTCAAGATTTGCCACCACGAGATCGGCTGACGAGAGCTGAGCTCGAATGCCATCAAATATTGCCTCCTTCCCCATCCTATCCGATTGCGTCCGAATATACCGGTCGAACATCATATCGCCCGCAAAAAGAAGGCGGATTGGAGACTGAATATCGGTATCACCAAACACTTCCTGACTGCTAATTTCCTCGTTTTTAATGGGGAAAAATTTCATTTCCATAAAAGATTGCTCGCGAAATTTCGCACGAAAGAGAAAAAACAAGAATCCCGAAAGCACGAGAAGCAACACACCTGATGCAAGAAGAAGTCTGGCCTTCATAACAAAAAATCAACAAGCTAAAAGTATTCCGTCAATCTACCACGATCCCCGAACACGTCAATGGCGACATTGACACAACAGAAGCAGTGCCTCTGTGCATTTCGGAAATATGGTATATACTGTGAGCATCCATACATTTCCAAAAAGAATCCATGAAATTCTCTCACACATCGGCTTATTGCGAGAATTGCGGAGAAAATATTTCCGCCGAGATTGCATTCTGCCGAAGTTGCGGAACCGCTCTTTCTGAAAATCAAGTAAAAAGAAACATCGAACAATCCCGAGCAGGAAAGAATATTCCGAGAGCTCCCTTAGGAAGCGATCTTTTTTCGCGAAAGATTCCCGGAGCTATCCTTGTCGGCTTCTTGGAATTCCTTTTTGCAATCGGGATCTTCGTTGTCTCCTTCCTCATAAGTATGAATTTCTTCCCGGATATAGCCGATGGGAAAACAGTCCGCCTTTCAACCTACTTTATTGTCATGATGACCACATTTGTCGCTGGACTCACTCTGGGCTCATATATATCAAGAAAATTCCGAGAACGCTACCCGAAAGCATTCGAACAGTGAGAAACCGCCAGACTCAAGCAAAAAAGGAACGTGCCCGGTAAGCCTGCATACGGGCTGTTTTTTATTCACAGACATTCCAAAAACATGTCATGAGCAGAGTCAAAAAAGGGTGGTATTTTGTCTCAAGTGGGATATACTGGATGAAAAACATGCCCTATGTCCCTCGTACTCGAAGACATCTTCAAAGCCTGCAAATTCCCTCCCTCAAGCGAAGGTCGGCGATTCATCACGTCCGCATTCGCGCTTGCAGATGAAGCGCATCGCGGGCAAAAGCGCAAGTCCGGAGAGAACTACATCGAGCATTCACTGGCTGTCGGAAAGATCCTCGCAGAAATCGGCATGGAGTCTCGCACTATCGCCGCCGGACTCCTCCATGATGTTCCCGAAGACACCTCCGTCTCGCTCGAAACCATACGCACGCAATTTGGAAACGAAGTCGCCGTACTGGTCGACGGCGTCACCAAACTCGGGAAGATTCGCCTCCGCGGTTCGCGCGAAGAATACTACCTCGAAAATCTCCGCAAGATGTTTCTCGCCATGGCGGAAGATATTCGTGTTGTCATCGTAAAACTCGCCGATCGTCTCCACAACATGCGTACGCTCGACTATCTCCCGCCAGAGAAACAGCTTCGAATCGCTCGCGAGACCATGGAAATATTCGCCCCGATCGCAAATCGGCTCGGTATCGGCGAGGTCAAAGGCGAACTCGAAGATTTGGCATTCAAATACCTCGATCCCGAAGCACATGAAAAAACTCTTGCGATTGTCAAAGAGTACATGCGCGAAAGCGACTCATACCTCGACCGGTGCGTCGCTGGTATCCGCGAAAGCCTCACCAGAGACGGCGTCCGCATCATTCATATTGAGGGCCGCTCCAAGCGACTCTATCGGCTCTACCAGAAGCTCCGACGCCATGACATGGATATCAAGCGCGTCTATGATCTCGTCGCCGTTCGCATAATTGTGTCTGGTGTCTCCGACTGCTATGAAGCTTTCGGCGCCGTCCACAAAAGTTACCGTCCCATGGTCGGCCGCATCAAGGATTATATCTCCCTCCCGAAGCCGAACAACTATCAATCCCTCCACACGACTGTCTTCGGTCCGGAGGGACGCATCATCGAGATCCAGATCCGCACACAGAAGATGCATGACGAGGCGGAACTGGGCATTGCCGCGCACTGGGCCTATGCCGAGAAAGAGCGGAGCACCAGCTGGCGCAAACTCTTCTTTCGCCGCCATGAAACAGCGCCCCCCAAAGAGCTTGCCTGGGTCAAGCAACTTCAGGAGTGGCAAAAAGAAATCGGGCAAGACAACCGCGAATTCCTTGAAGGTATCAAGATTGACTTTTTCAAAAACCATATCTTCGCCTTCACTCCCAAGGGAGATATTATCGAGCTCCCCGAAGAGGCGACACCGGTCGACTTCGCCTATGCTATACACAGCGAAATCGGCAACAGCATGACCAGCGCTAAGGTTGATGGAAAAATTGCCACGCTCGATCATCACATCAAGAACGGTGAAGTCATTGAAATCATCACCGACAAAGGCCGCAAGAAACCCAACCAAGACTGGCTCCGATTCGTCAAAACCTCCATCGCCAAATCCCACATCCAGAAACAGCTCCGCAAAGAGGGGGTAATCTAGAGTAGGTTAAGCATCTCAAATTCTCGACATTGATTTTTTTCGAAAAAAACCGTCCCGATTTCTCGGGACGGTTTTCTATTTCACTGCATCCGGAATCCCGGAAAAAACTTACATCATTCCTCCCATGCCGCCCATTCCGGGCATGCCGCCACCGGGCATTTCCGGCTTTTCCTCCGGAAGCTCCACAACCGCCGCTTCAGTTGTAAGGAGGAGCGCCGCTACCGACACCGCATTTTCAAGCGCGGTTCGTGTCACCTTGAGCGGATCGATAATTCCCGCCTTGATCATATCGGCTTCGTAGCTGTTCGTCGCAGCATTATAGCCATAGTTTGCTCCCTTTTCGCGTACGACTTCGGAAAGCACCACCGCCGCATCCTGCTCGCCGGCATTCTTCACAATCTGACGAAGCGGCTCATTAAGCGCCTTGAGAAGCGTCTCGTAGCCCGCTCGGAACTCATGATTATCAAATGTCCGCTTCTTCATCTGCTCGGCGAGCATCGCCACCGCCTTCGCAAATGCCGTGCCGCCGCCCGAGACAATCCCCTCTTCAACCGCTGCCTTGGTCGCCGCGAGCGCATCTTCCATTTTGTGCTTCATGTAGGTAAGTTCGGTCTCTGTCGCCGCGCCGACACGCACCACCGCAACGCCGCCCGAAAGCTTCGCCATACGCTTCTTGAGCTTCTCGCGATCATACTCGCTATCGGTCTGATCGATGAGACTCTTGAGCTGTGCAATTCGCGCCTCAATGCCCTTCTTGGTACCCTTGCCACCAACAATCGTCGTATCATCCTTCGTGGCAATCACCTTCTGCGCCTGTCCGAGCATAGAAATATCAATACTCTCAAGCTTCATGCCCTTGTCCTTCGAAATCACCTGCCCGCCGGTCAAGATAGCGATATCCTCAAGCATTGCCTTCCTGCTATCACCAAACTCGGGTGCCTTCACCGCAAGCACATTGAGCGTGCCACGAAGCTTATTCACCACCAGCATGGCAAGCGCCTCACCCTCGACTTCTTCGGCAATAATTACCAATTCTTTCTTTCCGCTCTGCGCCACTTTCTCAAGAAGCGGGAGAACTTCGTTGATAGCGGAGATCTTGGTATCGGTAAGCAGAAGAAGAGCATCTTTGATCTCGGCACTCTGTGACTCGACATTGGTCACCATGTAAGGCGACACATAACCTCGATCAAAACTCATCCCCTCAACCACTTCTTTCGAGAGACCGAAGCTCTGTGATTCTTCGATTGTGACGACGCCGTCCTTCCCGACTTCATCCATCACATCGGCAATCATCTCACCCATTTCTCTGGATTCGGCAGAAATCGTGGCAACCTGAGCCATCTCTTCTTTGGAAGAAATCTTCTTGGAATTTTTCCGAAGCAACGCCACCACCTCATCCTTCGCCGCCTCCATCCCTCGACGGATACCGATCGGGTTGATGCCGGTTTCCACAAATTTCAGCCCTTCGCGCACGATGGACTGCGTCACCACCGTCGCTGTTGTCGTTCCATCACCCGCCGCGTCATTGGTCTTGTCCGCCACCTGCTTCACGAGCGAAGCGCCGAGATTTTCAAACTTGTCTTTCAGTTCGATTTCCTTCGCAATGGAGACGCCGTCATTGGTCACCGTCGGCGCGCCGAAACCCTTGTCGAGAATCACATTTCGCCCTTTGGGTCCGAGCGTCACCTTTACTGTGTCCGCCACATGATCAATGCCCGCCTTCACTCTCCGCCGCACATCTTCGCTGTACGCGATTTGCTTTGCCATATCGGTAGTATTAAGATTTATCGTCTAGCACTCAAAGTGTCAGACTGCTAAACGCATTGTAAGAAAAGAAAAATCACCTGTCAAGGTTCAAAAAACAAAAGGGCGGCAAATAGTTTTGCACACCCCTTGAAAAGATTCCTCCTTTTCGCCACACGAGAGACCTACGCCACAACTTCCGAAATCGACATGTTGTTCAAATCGAAAGTCGTGCGTCGGCTATTCAGAAATATCGATACATTACAGAGAATCACGAGGGCAGGGACCTTCATGCAAGGAATTTGATCCAGCATTTCTTCTGCCTCCTGCAAATGATTCAACAAAGTTGGACTCGTAAGACACCACTCTATTCGAAGATTTTCCCAATCTTGATCATCCAATGAGCCTTCACTCATCACTCGATCAATGTCCGATAGAAGATCACGAACATCAGCAAGCATTTGTTTTGGATCATCTCCGTTTGAAAGAAGGTCCTGCGCCATTAGCGCTGCCACGGCAGTCCCGTGTTTACTGAGATACAAACCATACAACCCAGCATCAAGCGGTGCAAAGATCATGATCTGAAATCCTCCAAGATGAAAAACGCTGAAAGGTGCTACAACGAAAAAAATACCACATTTCCAAAAAAACACAAGATCTACACCCGGAACACTATCACATCGCCGTCCTGAACGATATACTCTTTTCCTTCCAAACGGAGCGTCCCAGCCTCGCGCGCGGCACTCCACGACCCGGCAGCGAGAAGTGCCTCCCAGCCGATCACCTCGGCGCGAATGAACCGATCTTTGAAATCCGTATGAATCGCCGCCCCAGCAAGGGGCGCCGTCGATCCCTGCGCCACCGTCCACCCGCGTGTCTCCGTCTCGCCCGTTGTGAAGAACGTCATAAGCCCCAAGAGCGAATAGGTCTCTCGAATGAGGTCGCCGATTTTCGACGAAAGCCCGAGCTCCGCCTGATCGTCCGCACTCATAGAAAAAAGCTCTTCCTCTATCTTCACATCGAGCCGCACATGGGGGCGTGCGGCAAGTTCCGGTGGAAGCGCCGCCTCCGGGTCCGACATATTGTATACAAAGAGAAACGGCTTTGCCGTAAGAAGTTGCAGCTCACGAAACACCCGCTTCGAATCTTCGCTCTCGACAATACCGGCCTCCCGCACAAGCTTCCCCGCCTGGAGCGCCGACTCGATGTGTTCCAGTATCGGCATTTCGGCAAGCGCCTCTTTCTTCCCGGCGCGAGCATCTTTCACAGTCTTCAATTTCCGCTTCTCCACTGTCTCCATGTCCGCCAAGATAAGCTCGGTATGAATAATGTCGATATCCTCCACGGGCGCGACACGATCGTGTACGTGGATAATATCCGGATTTTCAAAGAGCCTCACCACTTCGACGATCGCATCCGCCTCGCGGATATTCGCCAGAAACTTATTGCCAAGCCCTTCGCCCTTAGACGCTCCAGCAACAAGCCCGGCAATATCCACAAACTCCACCACCGGCGGAATCACTTTCGCCGACTTCGACATCGCCGCGAGCTTCGCAAGCCGCGCATCCGGCACCGGCACGATGCCCACATTGGGTTCGATCGTGCAAAAAGGATAATTGTTGATATCGACCGCCTTCCCAGAGAGCGCCTTAAACAAGGTCGACTTCCCCACATTCGGCAACCCGACAATTCCCGCTTTGAGAGACATACTGCCATCATCAAAAAAGAAGAGGACTCCGCTCACTGCATGCTAGCGGAATCCAAAGAAAATGTCACGCGATACGTTGAATTTTGACACCAAGCTCTCCTTCGGGCAAATAAAGATACCCGGCATCACACATCACCTGAATCAAGCCAGGAAAAATAGGTTGCTTCTGCTTCCTACACCGAAGAAGTCGCCCTGGCGTTACCCATGCAAAATTCAGATGCTCTTCAGGATTCAAAGTCACTACCGTTGACGGGGTCGAGAGATTTAATGCGAAGGAAACACACTCCCACAAACCTTCCAAGC
Proteins encoded in this region:
- the topA gene encoding type I DNA topoisomerase — protein: MKLVIVESPSKAKTIQKYLGKEYQVVASVGHIRDLPKSNKKAIDVKGGFIPHYEVTPGKENIVSTLSRLTKKAGEVYLATDPDREGEAIAWHIAEACGLKRPKRVAFHEITRNAVTEGIRHPRSIDQNLRRAQEARRVLDRLVGYDLSGLIWKKLRYGLSAGRVQSPALRILVEKEREIAAFVPEDFWVITAHADCPDKTPITLTCSKEPREEHEVDDILKRARAGSWSVLDVKESEASRAPSPPFTTSTLQQSASSRLGFSPANTMRIAQKLYESGFITYMRTDSVTISKDAQKTATDFILKKFGDQFSEPRIYTTKSKNAQEAHEAIRPTDPSREKAGASPDQQKLYTLIFRRTIASQMASARMLRTKVIANIADRSIPDFVANGSRLLFPGWLEIDPFARQDDMDVPKLSPGSTLRLRSVDSEKKQTEPPRRYSEAGLVKELEKRGIGRPSTYASIIKTLLDRDYATKDGRALHATETGEAVSSFLEKHFAEIVSDTFTADMEQELDDISNGERDYEKTLKNFYTPFSKEVKSKDKLEKINNLGDAPKDLLCPECGSSMVRKLGKNGVFYSCSRFPDCKGARMKDGSLIPEDKDVGEPCPECGSPLVEKMGRFGPFIACSTYPKCKFIKGSATQTTGVTCPVCQKGEMVEKRGRFGTFYSCSNYPDCKHAIKARPTGKRCSFIRDGKPCDALMMEGTKTIPERCSDRTCPNHNPHLLEKKKK
- a CDS encoding CapA family protein codes for the protein MKARLLLASGVLLLVLSGFLFFLFRAKFREQSFMEMKFFPIKNEEISSQEVFGDTDIQSPIRLLFAGDMMFDRYIRTQSDRMGKEAIFDGIRAQLSSADLVVANLEGPITSSESESAGSAIGEARNYVFTFNSKWADVLAHANIHLVNIGNNHILNFGESGLVETRQFLRDAGVKFFGDPTDDSFRSYDAIIRGKRIGFVNYNQFYADAESRALSDIDRLHSAVDILVVYTHWGAEYAPATDEEKRLAHLFVDRGADMIIGSHPHVVQEREVYRGKTIYYSLGNFIFDQYFSSETMRGLLVEASIAPDNSISFREFPLRLSSDGRTSIE
- a CDS encoding zinc ribbon domain-containing protein, translated to MKFSHTSAYCENCGENISAEIAFCRSCGTALSENQVKRNIEQSRAGKNIPRAPLGSDLFSRKIPGAILVGFLEFLFAIGIFVVSFLISMNFFPDIADGKTVRLSTYFIVMMTTFVAGLTLGSYISRKFRERYPKAFEQ
- a CDS encoding bifunctional (p)ppGpp synthetase/guanosine-3',5'-bis(diphosphate) 3'-pyrophosphohydrolase, with amino-acid sequence MSLVLEDIFKACKFPPSSEGRRFITSAFALADEAHRGQKRKSGENYIEHSLAVGKILAEIGMESRTIAAGLLHDVPEDTSVSLETIRTQFGNEVAVLVDGVTKLGKIRLRGSREEYYLENLRKMFLAMAEDIRVVIVKLADRLHNMRTLDYLPPEKQLRIARETMEIFAPIANRLGIGEVKGELEDLAFKYLDPEAHEKTLAIVKEYMRESDSYLDRCVAGIRESLTRDGVRIIHIEGRSKRLYRLYQKLRRHDMDIKRVYDLVAVRIIVSGVSDCYEAFGAVHKSYRPMVGRIKDYISLPKPNNYQSLHTTVFGPEGRIIEIQIRTQKMHDEAELGIAAHWAYAEKERSTSWRKLFFRRHETAPPKELAWVKQLQEWQKEIGQDNREFLEGIKIDFFKNHIFAFTPKGDIIELPEEATPVDFAYAIHSEIGNSMTSAKVDGKIATLDHHIKNGEVIEIITDKGRKKPNQDWLRFVKTSIAKSHIQKQLRKEGVI
- the groL gene encoding chaperonin GroEL (60 kDa chaperone family; promotes refolding of misfolded polypeptides especially under stressful conditions; forms two stacked rings of heptamers to form a barrel-shaped 14mer; ends can be capped by GroES; misfolded proteins enter the barrel where they are refolded when GroES binds), producing the protein MAKQIAYSEDVRRRVKAGIDHVADTVKVTLGPKGRNVILDKGFGAPTVTNDGVSIAKEIELKDKFENLGASLVKQVADKTNDAAGDGTTTATVVTQSIVREGLKFVETGINPIGIRRGMEAAKDEVVALLRKNSKKISSKEEMAQVATISAESREMGEMIADVMDEVGKDGVVTIEESQSFGLSKEVVEGMSFDRGYVSPYMVTNVESQSAEIKDALLLLTDTKISAINEVLPLLEKVAQSGKKELVIIAEEVEGEALAMLVVNKLRGTLNVLAVKAPEFGDSRKAMLEDIAILTGGQVISKDKGMKLESIDISMLGQAQKVIATKDDTTIVGGKGTKKGIEARIAQLKSLIDQTDSEYDREKLKKRMAKLSGGVAVVRVGAATETELTYMKHKMEDALAATKAAVEEGIVSGGGTAFAKAVAMLAEQMKKRTFDNHEFRAGYETLLKALNEPLRQIVKNAGEQDAAVVLSEVVREKGANYGYNAATNSYEADMIKAGIIDPLKVTRTALENAVSVAALLLTTEAAVVELPEEKPEMPGGGMPGMGGMGGMM
- the ychF gene encoding redox-regulated ATPase YchF — protein: MSLKAGIVGLPNVGKSTLFKALSGKAVDINNYPFCTIEPNVGIVPVPDARLAKLAAMSKSAKVIPPVVEFVDIAGLVAGASKGEGLGNKFLANIREADAIVEVVRLFENPDIIHVHDRVAPVEDIDIIHTELILADMETVEKRKLKTVKDARAGKKEALAEMPILEHIESALQAGKLVREAGIVESEDSKRVFRELQLLTAKPFLFVYNMSDPEAALPPELAARPHVRLDVKIEEELFSMSADDQAELGLSSKIGDLIRETYSLLGLMTFFTTGETETRGWTVAQGSTAPLAGAAIHTDFKDRFIRAEVIGWEALLAAGSWSAAREAGTLRLEGKEYIVQDGDVIVFRV
- a CDS encoding NUDIX hydrolase, which codes for MRDGVYERAVIVFVWRWDHFLVLRRKKDCRWGIPGGKAEAGESSFDAVLRELLEETGIVVSAPTRQLHRLMTHRLDLGLEGLWECVSFALNLSTPSTVVTLNPEEHLNFAWVTPGRLLRCRKQKQPIFPGLIQVMCDAGYLYLPEGELGVKIQRIA